In one window of Bifidobacterium sp. WK041_4_12 DNA:
- a CDS encoding DUF3566 domain-containing protein: protein MSQNNDEPRKPIDLNHDELLEGTDEHLDAHGQSDGAEKDGVLHENTQHEEHESRPARSARSLSSNPAVTEPQIRETPSVRPVEQARVSSSNEGARERPAQRTPGKQPSVPRARRMKLSVTRVDPWSVTKVSFLLAIAGGIVQIVAVGFIWFLLNSIGLFDSVTQLVSKTGLDAGSFDLASVLSLGTVLSATTIFSIFEVILVMVLATIGAFLYNLVSALVGGVHVILGDD from the coding sequence ATGAGCCAGAATAACGATGAACCGCGTAAGCCTATCGATTTGAACCATGATGAGCTTCTGGAAGGCACGGACGAGCATCTGGATGCACACGGTCAGAGCGATGGAGCCGAGAAGGATGGCGTGCTGCATGAGAATACTCAGCACGAGGAGCATGAGTCACGTCCGGCACGGTCTGCGCGTTCATTGTCTTCCAATCCGGCGGTGACTGAGCCCCAGATTCGTGAGACCCCATCCGTTCGTCCTGTGGAGCAGGCTCGCGTCTCCTCCTCTAACGAAGGTGCAAGGGAACGTCCAGCCCAAAGAACGCCAGGCAAGCAGCCATCGGTGCCGAGAGCTCGTAGAATGAAGCTTTCGGTGACACGCGTCGATCCTTGGTCTGTTACCAAGGTTTCGTTCCTGCTCGCCATCGCCGGTGGCATCGTTCAGATCGTGGCAGTGGGATTCATATGGTTCCTGCTCAATTCCATCGGCCTGTTCGACAGTGTGACGCAGCTGGTGTCAAAGACTGGTCTGGATGCTGGAAGCTTCGATCTGGCCAGTGTACTCAGCTTGGGAACCGTGCTGAGCGCAACCACCATCTTCTCCATATTTGAAGTGATTCTGGTCATGGTGCTCGCAACCATCGGTGCGTTCCTGTACAACCTGGTCAGCGCGCTGGTTGGCGGCGTGCATGTCATTCTTGGCGATGACTGA
- the gyrA gene encoding DNA gyrase subunit A, translated as MADDNNTNGSDEFDHDSSERSQEPLSPQESDTNDYGLLNGERVQRMDLQQEMRESYLAYALSVIVERALPDVRDGMKPVHRRVIYAMYDGGYRPDRGYNKCSRVVGDVMGKYHPHGDSAIYETLVRMAQPWSMRYLLVDGQGNFGSPGDDPAAAMRYTECRMAPLAMEMVRDIDKDTVDFAPNYDGKTQEPTVLPARFPNLLVNGSSGIAVGMATNIPPHNMGEVATGVHWALDNPDASREELLEALLGIIKGPDFPTGATILGHKGIEQAYRTGRGLITMRAVVNTEEIRGRMCLVVTELPYQVNPDRLASSIKDAVRDGKIQGIADMRDETSGRTGQRLVLVLKRDAVPKVVLNNLYKHSQLQQTFGANMLALVDGVPRTLSIDAFIRHWVNHQLDVVERRTKYLKREAEERDHILQGYLKALDMIDEVIALIRRSPDVDAARTGLMELLDVDQVQADAILAMQLRRLAALERQKILDEHEELMRRIADYDDILAKPERQRAIVGDELDEIVHKYGDERRTKILPYSGEMNVEDLIAEENVVVTVTHSGYIKRTKADEYRAQHRGGKGIRGAKLREDDVVDHFFLTSTHHWLLFFTNKGRVYRIKAFELPEGSRDSKGQHVANLLQFAPDEKIQQVLSISDYDAAQYLVLATKSGKVKKTRLSEYDSTRQGGLIAVRLMEFAGDGQIDGADAQADDGQTADELVGASLCNAGDDIILVSRKGMSVKFSADDSTLRPMGRQTAGVQGMRFRESDELLSMDVVPEDSHDDLLVVTNEGFAKRTALSEYRLQGRNGFGVKAIQLAEGRGSLVGAVVVSEDDEILAIMKSGKVIRSNVAEVKRTGRTTQGVTLAKPDKGDEILSIARNMEDAEDDSTAAEMVETGEVAENALASAPSANGDADGNSAENVDDSAK; from the coding sequence GTGGCAGACGATAACAATACCAACGGATCCGACGAATTTGACCATGATTCCTCTGAGCGTTCACAGGAGCCGCTCAGTCCCCAAGAGAGCGACACCAACGATTATGGTCTCCTCAATGGAGAACGGGTGCAGCGCATGGATCTGCAGCAGGAGATGCGCGAATCATATCTGGCATATGCGCTTTCCGTCATAGTCGAGCGAGCCTTGCCCGATGTGCGCGATGGCATGAAGCCCGTGCATCGCCGTGTCATCTACGCCATGTATGACGGTGGATATCGACCGGATCGCGGATATAACAAATGTTCTCGCGTGGTCGGTGACGTGATGGGTAAATACCATCCGCATGGCGATAGCGCCATCTACGAAACCTTGGTTCGTATGGCTCAGCCATGGTCCATGCGTTATCTGCTCGTCGACGGTCAGGGCAACTTCGGTTCGCCTGGCGACGATCCTGCAGCGGCTATGCGATACACCGAATGCCGCATGGCACCTTTGGCGATGGAAATGGTGCGTGACATCGACAAGGACACCGTCGATTTCGCGCCGAACTACGATGGCAAGACACAGGAGCCGACGGTACTGCCTGCTCGCTTCCCGAACCTGCTGGTCAACGGATCGTCGGGCATTGCCGTGGGCATGGCAACCAACATTCCTCCACATAATATGGGTGAGGTCGCCACCGGCGTGCATTGGGCGCTGGACAATCCGGATGCAAGCCGAGAGGAGCTGCTGGAGGCTCTGCTTGGCATTATCAAGGGACCTGATTTTCCAACAGGCGCAACGATTCTTGGACATAAGGGCATCGAACAGGCATATCGTACCGGTCGTGGACTCATCACGATGCGCGCTGTCGTAAACACCGAAGAGATTCGTGGACGCATGTGCCTCGTCGTGACCGAACTGCCGTACCAGGTCAATCCTGACCGCTTGGCCTCTTCGATCAAGGATGCGGTGCGCGATGGCAAGATCCAGGGCATCGCTGACATGCGCGATGAAACGTCGGGCCGTACCGGTCAGCGACTCGTGCTCGTCCTGAAGCGCGATGCCGTGCCGAAAGTTGTGCTGAACAACCTGTACAAGCATTCACAGTTGCAGCAGACCTTCGGCGCGAACATGCTTGCGCTGGTTGACGGCGTCCCACGCACCTTAAGCATTGACGCATTCATTCGCCATTGGGTAAACCACCAGCTCGACGTCGTTGAACGCAGAACCAAGTATTTGAAGCGTGAAGCCGAGGAACGCGATCACATCCTGCAGGGCTATCTCAAGGCTCTCGACATGATAGACGAAGTCATCGCCCTGATTCGCCGTTCTCCCGATGTCGATGCGGCTCGCACCGGATTGATGGAACTGCTGGATGTCGATCAGGTGCAGGCGGATGCCATTCTTGCCATGCAGCTGCGCAGGCTGGCAGCCTTGGAACGTCAGAAGATTCTGGACGAGCATGAAGAACTGATGCGCCGCATTGCCGACTACGACGACATTCTCGCCAAGCCAGAACGTCAGCGTGCGATTGTCGGGGATGAACTTGACGAAATCGTCCATAAGTATGGTGATGAACGCAGAACGAAGATTCTGCCATATTCGGGCGAAATGAACGTTGAAGACCTGATTGCCGAGGAGAATGTGGTGGTAACCGTTACCCATTCTGGCTATATCAAGCGCACCAAGGCTGATGAATATAGGGCGCAGCATCGCGGTGGCAAGGGCATTCGTGGTGCCAAGCTGCGCGAGGATGATGTGGTCGACCACTTCTTCCTCACCAGCACCCATCATTGGCTGCTGTTCTTCACCAACAAGGGACGAGTGTATCGAATCAAGGCATTCGAGTTGCCGGAGGGTTCACGCGATTCGAAGGGGCAGCATGTAGCCAATCTGTTGCAGTTTGCTCCTGACGAGAAGATTCAGCAGGTGCTGTCGATCAGTGATTACGATGCAGCGCAGTACCTGGTTCTCGCCACCAAGAGCGGCAAGGTAAAGAAGACCAGGCTTAGCGAATATGACTCGACGCGTCAGGGCGGACTCATAGCCGTGCGCCTTATGGAATTCGCTGGCGATGGTCAGATCGACGGAGCCGATGCACAGGCTGATGATGGTCAGACTGCTGACGAATTGGTCGGTGCTTCGCTGTGCAATGCTGGGGACGATATCATTCTGGTATCTCGCAAGGGCATGAGCGTCAAGTTCTCCGCCGATGATTCCACGCTTCGTCCGATGGGTCGTCAGACCGCCGGTGTTCAGGGCATGCGCTTCCGTGAAAGCGATGAGCTGCTCAGCATGGATGTCGTTCCTGAGGATTCCCATGATGATCTGCTTGTGGTCACGAATGAAGGGTTTGCGAAGCGCACGGCCCTGAGTGAGTATCGTTTGCAGGGACGCAATGGTTTCGGTGTGAAGGCCATCCAATTGGCCGAAGGTCGAGGATCTCTCGTAGGAGCTGTTGTCGTGAGTGAGGATGACGAGATTCTTGCCATCATGAAGTCAGGCAAGGTCATTCGTTCGAACGTTGCCGAGGTCAAGCGCACGGGACGTACCACTCAAGGTGTCACGCTGGCCAAGCCGGATAAGGGTGACGAGATTCTCTCGATTGCTCGCAACATGGAAGATGCCGAGGATGACAGCACTGCCGCGGAAATGGTCGAAACCGGAGAAGTCGCTGAAAATGCCCTCGCTTCCGCACCGAGTGCCAATGGGGATGCAGATGGCAATTCTGCTGAGAATGTGGACGATTCCGCGAAATGA
- the gyrB gene encoding DNA topoisomerase (ATP-hydrolyzing) subunit B, whose translation MDDSLAPKHYDASDLRVLEGLEAVRIRPGMYIGSTGPRGLHHLVYEIVDNSVDEALAGYADHIEVTILPDNGVSVVDNGRGIPTDEVPGEGASGVEVVMTKLHAGGKFGGGGYAVSGGLHGVGISVVNALSTHVDVEVRQKGYHWVQHYVNQKPTAPLQRTEPMADGEQTGTTVTFWADPAIFETTVYDFETLRSRFQQMAFLNKGLRLSLTDLRHVDEAVDEVTGDGENVAEELHQTVSYLYHNGIKDYVAYMVKAKKANPVEEDVIDIEAEDVKLGISAEIAMQWTSAYSESVHTFANTISTTEGGTHEEGFRAALTSMVNRYARDKNILKDRDDNLSGDDVREGLTAVISVKLTNPQFEGQTKTKLGNSEAKTFVQRVMTEKLGDWFDAHPGEAKMIIQKSLEASRARIAAKKARENTRRKSIFETAGMPDKLKDCQSNDPSECELFIVEGDSAGGSAIQGRNPLTQAILPLRGKILNTERASIDRMMKSDTIESLITAVGGGYGEEFDLNKVRYHKVIIMADADVDGAHIATLNLTLFFRYMRPMITAGYVYVAMPPLYRLKWTRGSHDFVYTDAERDRVLAEGKASGRQLPKGEGIQRYKGLGEMSYQELWETTMDPEHRVLKKIHIEDAAQADETFSMLMGDDVEPRRLFIQRNAHDARFIDA comes from the coding sequence CTGGACGATTCCCTGGCACCCAAGCATTATGATGCAAGCGATCTGCGAGTTCTCGAGGGACTTGAGGCCGTGCGCATCCGACCCGGCATGTATATCGGTTCGACGGGTCCGAGAGGTCTGCACCATCTGGTCTACGAGATTGTCGACAACTCCGTAGACGAAGCGCTTGCAGGATATGCCGACCATATCGAAGTGACCATACTGCCAGACAATGGCGTCAGCGTCGTAGACAACGGTCGCGGCATTCCAACCGACGAGGTTCCCGGTGAGGGAGCAAGCGGCGTTGAGGTAGTCATGACCAAGCTCCACGCAGGTGGCAAATTCGGTGGCGGCGGCTATGCCGTCTCCGGCGGACTCCATGGGGTCGGCATTTCAGTAGTGAATGCACTGTCCACCCACGTTGACGTTGAAGTGCGTCAGAAGGGCTATCACTGGGTGCAGCACTATGTCAACCAGAAGCCGACTGCGCCATTGCAGCGCACCGAGCCCATGGCCGATGGTGAGCAGACCGGCACGACCGTGACCTTCTGGGCAGATCCAGCAATCTTTGAGACGACCGTCTACGATTTTGAAACATTGCGCAGTCGTTTCCAGCAGATGGCCTTCCTGAACAAGGGGCTGCGCCTTTCGCTTACCGACCTGCGCCATGTTGACGAGGCGGTCGATGAAGTCACCGGCGATGGGGAAAATGTGGCCGAGGAGCTGCATCAAACGGTTTCGTACCTCTATCACAACGGCATCAAGGATTACGTTGCCTACATGGTGAAAGCCAAGAAGGCGAATCCTGTCGAAGAGGACGTCATCGACATCGAGGCAGAGGATGTCAAGCTTGGCATTTCTGCTGAAATAGCCATGCAATGGACTTCAGCATATTCGGAATCCGTGCACACCTTTGCCAACACGATTTCTACGACCGAAGGCGGCACGCATGAGGAGGGGTTCCGCGCAGCGCTCACCTCGATGGTCAATCGCTATGCTCGCGACAAGAACATTCTGAAGGACAGGGACGATAATCTCTCTGGCGACGATGTTCGCGAAGGCTTGACCGCCGTCATATCCGTAAAGCTCACGAATCCTCAGTTCGAAGGCCAGACCAAGACCAAGCTGGGCAATTCAGAGGCGAAGACCTTCGTGCAGCGTGTCATGACGGAGAAGCTGGGGGATTGGTTCGACGCCCATCCCGGCGAAGCCAAGATGATCATTCAGAAGTCCCTGGAAGCATCCCGCGCTCGTATCGCCGCGAAGAAGGCTCGTGAGAATACTCGCAGAAAGTCCATCTTCGAGACTGCCGGCATGCCCGACAAGCTCAAGGACTGCCAGTCCAACGATCCCAGTGAGTGCGAGCTCTTCATCGTCGAGGGTGATTCCGCAGGAGGTTCCGCCATACAGGGCCGGAACCCTTTGACCCAGGCAATCCTGCCACTTCGTGGAAAGATTTTGAACACCGAGCGTGCAAGCATCGACCGCATGATGAAGTCCGACACCATCGAATCGCTGATCACGGCAGTAGGTGGGGGTTATGGCGAGGAATTCGACCTGAACAAGGTTCGCTACCACAAGGTCATCATCATGGCAGATGCCGATGTTGACGGCGCCCATATCGCAACGTTGAATCTCACACTGTTCTTCCGCTACATGCGTCCGATGATCACTGCAGGTTACGTGTATGTAGCCATGCCGCCGCTCTATCGACTCAAGTGGACCAGAGGTTCGCACGACTTCGTCTACACCGATGCGGAGCGTGACCGCGTGCTTGCCGAGGGCAAGGCATCGGGCAGGCAGTTGCCCAAGGGCGAAGGCATCCAGCGATACAAGGGTCTGGGAGAAATGAGCTATCAGGAACTGTGGGAAACGACCATGGACCCCGAGCACCGAGTCTTGAAGAAGATTCATATCGAAGATGCAGCGCAGGCGGACGAGACCTTCTCCATGCTGATGGGTGACGATGTTGAGCCACGCCGTCTGTTCATCCAGCGCAATGCCCATGACGCTCGATTCATCGATGCCTGA
- a CDS encoding DUF721 domain-containing protein yields MNDTPVDILLHLNVSTLPEQTFSPFEVKGMTTKRLRERSKEAWWNFGKPGRDPDKFGGILEQFAQQSQWVPHLKIAQLERHWSDVVGTAIAAHSHVVAYDRGVLTIQASSTVWSTQLNYLIPQLQGTIAEKLEGLPIERIRVTGPHSYSFRRGKFDIPGRGVRDTYF; encoded by the coding sequence ATGAACGATACTCCCGTGGACATTCTGCTGCATCTCAACGTGAGCACATTGCCCGAGCAGACTTTCAGTCCCTTTGAAGTCAAGGGCATGACGACAAAGCGTCTGCGCGAGAGATCGAAAGAGGCGTGGTGGAACTTTGGAAAGCCTGGAAGAGATCCCGATAAGTTCGGTGGGATACTCGAACAGTTTGCACAGCAGTCACAATGGGTTCCTCATCTGAAGATCGCACAGTTGGAGCGTCATTGGAGCGATGTGGTCGGAACGGCCATCGCGGCCCATTCCCATGTGGTGGCATACGATCGTGGAGTGCTGACCATTCAGGCATCGTCAACGGTATGGTCCACGCAGCTGAATTATCTGATTCCACAGTTGCAGGGCACGATTGCAGAAAAGCTCGAAGGTCTTCCCATTGAACGCATCAGGGTGACCGGACCTCATTCGTATTCCTTCAGACGGGGAAAATTCGATATCCCCGGTCGTGGAGTGCGAGATACGTACTTCTAA
- a CDS encoding DNA replication/repair protein RecF — MYISRLALDHFRSWDACVLDFDQGINILQGKNGLGKTNIVESIEVLATGSSQRVTSTLPLIQRGSTTAVVRANVVEHADEKLRGSAGNDSHAAGASPTTLEMSIHARGANRMRVNAGHSLMMKDVQGLVSCVSFTPQDQHLVTEDPAARRVFLNQAGMQLDGHYGEILQRTRHIAQQRVALLKQLGRNGQYHGEAFGQGFVSDDAGADAGALSQSSQAAALSGLEVWTGQFIDAGVELTRRRKAVIDALNETFPEIYQRLSGKPTLPDQADAHLEYRPSFSEVLDQEHPHESISAHFERIFKGEMARGFNLIGPQRDDVEFMLNGFPAREYASNGEQWTLAIALKMSLYQALVRERGSEPIIVLDDVFAQLDEQRRAQIIHFASQQHQVLITVAAASDIPEFADAHIIDIQQVYDKNQYDSTMFEAMIQAQAIHRPNEQPSGDEQIEGEAEASR, encoded by the coding sequence ATGTATATTTCGAGACTGGCGCTGGATCATTTTAGATCCTGGGATGCGTGCGTACTTGACTTCGATCAGGGCATCAACATTCTTCAGGGAAAGAATGGCTTGGGGAAGACGAATATCGTTGAATCCATCGAGGTTCTGGCGACCGGCTCGAGCCAGCGCGTCACTTCGACGCTTCCACTCATTCAGCGCGGCAGTACCACGGCGGTCGTTCGAGCGAATGTGGTCGAGCATGCCGATGAGAAGCTTCGGGGGAGCGCAGGCAACGACAGTCACGCAGCAGGGGCTTCACCAACGACGTTGGAGATGAGCATTCATGCTCGTGGTGCCAACCGAATGCGTGTCAATGCAGGACATTCCCTCATGATGAAAGACGTTCAGGGTCTGGTATCGTGCGTGAGCTTCACTCCTCAGGACCAGCATCTGGTTACGGAGGATCCCGCTGCGAGAAGGGTTTTTCTGAATCAGGCGGGCATGCAGCTTGATGGGCATTATGGGGAGATACTGCAGAGAACGAGGCACATCGCTCAGCAAAGGGTCGCATTGCTCAAGCAGCTGGGCCGCAATGGTCAGTATCATGGAGAAGCCTTCGGCCAGGGTTTCGTCTCGGACGATGCCGGTGCAGATGCCGGTGCCCTGAGCCAATCCTCTCAAGCGGCTGCACTGAGCGGACTGGAGGTGTGGACTGGTCAGTTCATCGATGCAGGCGTTGAACTGACGAGACGCCGAAAAGCGGTCATCGATGCGCTGAATGAGACCTTTCCTGAGATATATCAACGATTGTCTGGAAAGCCAACCCTTCCAGATCAGGCAGATGCACATCTGGAATACCGGCCATCATTCTCAGAGGTGCTCGATCAGGAGCATCCCCATGAATCCATAAGCGCTCATTTTGAGCGCATCTTCAAGGGGGAGATGGCTCGTGGATTCAACCTGATCGGGCCGCAGCGAGATGATGTCGAGTTCATGCTCAACGGTTTTCCAGCTCGAGAGTACGCGTCCAATGGGGAGCAGTGGACCCTTGCGATTGCCTTGAAAATGAGTCTGTATCAGGCATTGGTGCGTGAACGTGGCAGCGAGCCCATCATTGTGCTCGATGATGTGTTTGCACAGCTGGACGAACAGCGCAGGGCGCAGATCATCCATTTCGCAAGCCAGCAGCATCAGGTATTGATTACGGTTGCCGCTGCCAGCGATATCCCAGAGTTTGCAGATGCACATATCATTGATATTCAGCAGGTGTATGACAAGAATCAATATGACAGCACGATGTTCGAGGCAATGATTCAGGCTCAGGCGATTCACCGGCCCAACGAACAGCCTTCCGGTGATGAACAGATCGAGGGGGAAGCAGAGGCATCGAGATGA
- the dnaN gene encoding DNA polymerase III subunit beta, with amino-acid sequence MKVEINSSALADAVAWTTRVIPARPASPILAGIKLEAIDGTLQFSAFDYEVSARHHIEAGIDEPGTALVLGKLLADITKSLPSETTYLTTDDSKMTIQSGKSTFTLQLMPDAEYPDLPSVPAHLGQVDSQTFMQAIAQATVAVSREENRPVLTGVKISIEGDKVVMTATDRFRLSRSSFTWTPKNSDTETVTLVRGSLLRDIARSLDEHENVVIDFDPQNPSLLGFENAGRVSTSQLIDGEFPAVDRLFAAEYPIQAVLDRQSLINAIKRVALVAERNAPIRMVFSKQELVLSAGASDEAQASETLDIDMAGDDITVAFNPSYLIEGLNAISEPFVRMKMTTAVKAVEFNGQQESDSDESLDYRYLLVPMRFTN; translated from the coding sequence ATGAAAGTTGAAATAAATTCATCGGCACTTGCCGACGCTGTAGCATGGACGACTCGCGTCATCCCTGCGCGCCCTGCATCACCAATCCTTGCCGGAATCAAACTCGAGGCAATCGATGGAACACTGCAATTCAGCGCATTCGATTATGAAGTATCCGCCCGTCACCACATTGAAGCAGGCATCGATGAGCCTGGAACGGCTCTCGTTTTGGGGAAACTGCTGGCCGACATCACCAAGTCACTTCCTTCCGAGACGACGTATCTGACCACGGATGATTCCAAGATGACGATTCAGTCAGGAAAATCGACCTTTACCTTGCAGCTGATGCCCGATGCGGAATATCCTGATCTGCCGTCGGTCCCTGCACATCTAGGGCAAGTTGATTCACAGACCTTTATGCAGGCCATCGCTCAGGCGACGGTCGCCGTCTCTCGTGAAGAGAACCGTCCGGTTCTCACCGGCGTCAAGATCAGCATCGAGGGCGACAAGGTCGTTATGACGGCGACGGATCGTTTCAGACTTTCAAGATCCTCATTCACCTGGACTCCGAAGAACAGCGATACCGAGACCGTCACTTTGGTACGCGGTTCCCTGCTTCGCGACATCGCCCGTTCACTCGACGAGCATGAAAACGTTGTCATTGATTTTGATCCGCAAAATCCATCACTGCTAGGTTTTGAAAATGCCGGACGCGTGTCAACGTCTCAGTTGATTGATGGAGAGTTTCCTGCGGTCGACCGCTTGTTTGCTGCGGAGTATCCAATTCAGGCAGTGCTTGACCGGCAATCGCTGATCAATGCCATCAAGCGCGTCGCCCTCGTTGCAGAACGCAACGCGCCCATCCGCATGGTGTTCTCGAAGCAGGAGCTTGTGTTGTCTGCTGGCGCGAGTGACGAGGCGCAGGCATCGGAAACGCTCGACATCGATATGGCTGGTGACGATATCACGGTCGCATTCAATCCTTCCTACCTGATCGAAGGTCTCAATGCCATCAGCGAACCGTTCGTGAGGATGAAAATGACGACGGCTGTAAAGGCAGTCGAGTTCAATGGGCAGCAGGAGAGTGATTCTGATGAGTCGCTCGATTATAGATATCTGCTCGTTCCCATGCGCTTCACCAACTGA